In Apium graveolens cultivar Ventura chromosome 10, ASM990537v1, whole genome shotgun sequence, the following are encoded in one genomic region:
- the LOC141692768 gene encoding auxin-induced protein 5NG4-like: protein MQNSVPTITFVMASTLRKKLILWRECLAKILGTISSVGGAIIITLYKGLPLLQTQQSQQPPEIHSLDNKTQNYTRGCIYILGQLGTSGKSLLVDGIDDKGFSTEAHGCAIIEVLGKDKHNEVLATLHK, encoded by the exons ATGCAGAACTCAGTGCCTACAATAACCTTTGTCATGGCTTCTACTTTGAG AAAAAAGTTAATATTATGGAGGGAATGCTTGGCCAAAATTCTTGGAACAATTTCTAGCGTAGGAGGTGCAATAATTATCACCCTGTATAAAGGTCTTCCACTGCTACAAACCCAACAGTCACAACAACCACCAGAAATTCATTCCCTGGATAATAAAACACAGAATTATACGCGGGGTTGTATATATATACTTGGACAG CTTGGAACTTCTGGAAAATCACTTCTTGTGGATGGTATTGATGATAAAGGGTTTAGCACAGAAGCACATGGATGTGCTATAATCGAGGTACTTGGAAAGGACAAGCATAACGAGGTGTTGGCTACATTACACAAG TGA